Proteins encoded together in one Entelurus aequoreus isolate RoL-2023_Sb linkage group LG20, RoL_Eaeq_v1.1, whole genome shotgun sequence window:
- the LOC133635676 gene encoding zymogen granule membrane protein 16-like — MLFFAGLAFLSVAALADYQPEAENYSFSPQVGSGSGRSYAIMGKGRITAVRVWEAYNNYIYGFQFRYDSIWTEVSGYHYGTPQEMELFQGEAIVQISGKYAHYVQSVVFTTSLGRSLYAGQPVGHSFNMFPTNKNAELRFISGRLHGAITAIGAHWAVVVEPLNGTTEQL; from the exons ATGCTGTTTTTTGCTGGCCTCGCTTTTCTCTCAGTAGCGGCGTTGGCTGACT ACCAACCCGAGGCCGAGAACTACTCGTTCTCTCCTCAAGTGGGTTCAGGGAGTGGTCGCTCCTACGCCATCATGGGCAAGGGGAGGATTACTGCCGTGCGAGTGTGGGAAGCCTACAACAACTACATCTACGG CTTCCAATTTCGTTACGACTCCATCTGGACCGAAGTTTCGGGGTACCACTACGGCACGCCACAAGAGATGGAGCTGTTTCAAGGCGAGGCTATCGTGCAGATCTCTGGGAAGTATGCGCATTACGTGCAGTCGGTGGTGTTCACCACCAGCTTGGGTCGCTCCTTGTATGCGGGCCAGCCTGTGGGTCATTCCTTCAACATGTTCCCCACCAACAAGAATGCTGAGCTGCGCTTCATCAGTGGAAGGCTCCACGGGGCCATCACCGCCATTGGGGCCCACTGGGCTGTTGTTGTTGAACCTTTGAATGGAACTACCGAGCAGCTGTAA
- the abrab gene encoding actin binding Rho activating protein b, whose protein sequence is MSDQQTCQTSQRKASANKNIKKRRNLNTVCGLANSWQQWVSENEAKQAAEPSGWCPSWMGEPTEVPKKTWIPKKSIARQKTKDAQNQAVASKGAPETERVPLISSSIKTKLVVKTVTSHLQERSAGIKFLTNRIEKEPQPSNEDIDRLLKTRLSPTRRRKCTNMVSSLTQSWREMENEQKLQNEGAQEDEQLVGDADAKDARFERQAVNIKDDSGTSLTDSKKTFDAESPVRIKRPQVFMSGKEAVDANKICARSKKFSPVGNLKSRWQNWASEHTDTQKINPFSENFDYDYSMSLRLQKGLDGYGRPKEGTKTAERAKRAEQHIHREIDDMCYIIRIMADPDPDGKTRITFGELFERYVRISDKVVGILMRARKHGKVHFEGEMLWQGQDDGVIITLLV, encoded by the exons ATGTCTGACCAACAAACTTGCCAAACATCTCAAAGGAAAGCGTCCGCCAACAAGAATATCAAGAAGCGTCGCAACCTAAACACGGTGTGTGGCCTGGCGAACAGTTGGCAGCAGTGGGTTTCTGAGAATGAGGCGAAGCAGGCTGCAGAGCCTAGTGGATGGTGTCCATCATGGATGGGAGAACCAACAGAGGTACCCAAAAAGACTTGGATCCCGAAGAAGTCCATTGCAAGACAGAAAACTAAAGATGCTCAGAATCAAGCAGTTGCTTCTAAAGGTGCACCTGAAACTGAAAGA GTACCGCTGATTTCATCCTCTATCAAGACAAAGTTGGTGGTGAAGACTGTGACCAGCCACCTGCAAGAAAGAAGTGCTGGAATTAAGTTCCTGACTAACAGGATTGAGAAAGAGCCTCAACCATCGAACGAGGACATAGACAGGTTGCTAAAGACAAGACTCTCTCCAACGCGCCGCAGAAAGTGTACTAACATGGTCTCATCGCTAACCCAAAGCTGGAGGGAGATGGAGAACGAACAGAAGCTTCAAAATGAAGGTGCTCAAGAAGACGAACAGCTTGTTGGCGATGCCGATGCAAAGGATGCTAGATTTGAAAGACAGGCGGTAAACATTAAGGACGATTCTGGAACATCGCTGACAGACTCAAAGAAAACCTTTGATGCAGAGTCTCCAGTTAGAATCAAAAGGCCGCAAGTTTTCAT GTCCGGAAAGGAAGCTGTTGACGCCAATAAAATCTGCGCTCGCTCAAAGAAATTCAGCCCTGTTGGGAATCTCAAGAGCCGCTGGCAGAACTGGGCCTCGGAACACACGGATACCCAAAAAATAAACCCCTTCAGTGAAAACTTTGACTATGACTACTCCATGTCCCTCCGCCTCCAAAAAGGCCTGGATGGATACGGACGTCCCAAGGAGGGGACAAAAACTGCAGAGCGAGCTAAACGTGCTGAGCAACACATCCATCGGGAGATTGACGATATGTGTTACATAATCAGGATTATGGCTGACCCTGACCCAGATGGGAAGACCAGGATTACATTTGGAGAACTGTTTGAAAGATATGTCCGGATCTCTGATAAGGTGGTGGGGATTCTAATGAGAGCCCGGAAACATGGGAAAGTCCACTTTGAAGGGGAAATGCTGTGGCAAGGACAGGATGATGGAGTGATCATTACTCTGCTAGTATAA